Below is a genomic region from Vibrio mimicus.
AAGCGATTGCAGAAAAAGGCCAAGCTTACCAACCATTTATGCAGACTTTGCAAGTGCGCCTTGAGCAGCTGATAGAACAAGTGAAAATGGCCCCTGTGCCAGTTTCATTACAAGCCTTGCCTGCAGTGAATAAGCCAACTTTCAAGCGCTCACGCCGTGTGCCAAAGAATAAAGCTAAAACGTATAAAGCCTAAATTAACCAAAACTGAGCGCAGTATGATCCCGCTGATATACCATCCAATTTATTCGCAACTGGATTTGCCTGTTGGTCATCGATATCCCATCAACAAGTATCGCTTACTGTATGAAGACATTGTTCGTCAGCAAGAACACAGTGAAGAGTGGCGAACCGCATTTAACTTTATTGCTCCACAAATGGCCGCGCTCTCTTTGGTGATGTCAGTGCATGATTCGGACTATGTGCGGGCTTTGCTAGAAGGAACATTACCAGCTGCCAAGATGCGCCGAATTGGTTTCCCTTGGAGTGAAAAACTGATTGAGCGTACGTTGCTTTCTGTGGGGGGAACCTGCTTAACGGTCGAGCGAGCTTTGCTGTCAGGCGTCGCAATCCACCTTAGTGGTGGGTATCACCATGCTCACGCGGATTTTGGCAGCGGTTTCTGTCTGTTTAATGATTTGGTGATAGCAGCACACTTCGCACTCTCTTTGTCTGGTGTTGATAAAGTTCTGATCATTGATAGTGATGTGCATCATGGTGACGGCACGGCAACCTTGTGCGCGGAACGTGACGAGATCATTACCCTTTCTTTTCACTGTGATAAGAATTTCCCTGCACGTAAACCCGCTTCTGATATGGATATAGAGTTTACTAAGCAGACAGGGGATGAGGAGTTTTTATCCACATTTACTCAGGTGGTTGAGATG
It encodes:
- a CDS encoding histone deacetylase family protein; this encodes MIPLIYHPIYSQLDLPVGHRYPINKYRLLYEDIVRQQEHSEEWRTAFNFIAPQMAALSLVMSVHDSDYVRALLEGTLPAAKMRRIGFPWSEKLIERTLLSVGGTCLTVERALLSGVAIHLSGGYHHAHADFGSGFCLFNDLVIAAHFALSLSGVDKVLIIDSDVHHGDGTATLCAERDEIITLSFHCDKNFPARKPASDMDIEFTKQTGDEEFLSTFTQVVEMAVNLHQPDLIIYDAGVDIHSDDELGYLSISQVAIAQRDRFMLDLAKQESIPIACVIGGGYREDYAALVPLHLELLKAALSVGY